Genomic window (Prevotella melaninogenica ATCC 25845):
GATGAAGACCTACACAGCCTTCGACTTCACTCATCGGCATACCAACGACGGCAACGCTTACCTTGTAGGTAGGAACTATTCAACGGGCAGACTGACTATTGGTTGCACCTTCTAACAGTCTTACTATTGGTCCGCACGAATGGTGCTAAGCGTTCGCACGTATGGTGCTGAGCCTCCGCACCACTCGTGCGGAGTACTTAAAAAGGTGCAATTTGCTGTTAAGACGAAAGCAATTCATCGATAGGAAGACATTATCCTATAAAGAATAAAAATCAGACAGACATAAAAGAATTATAAAAGGAATCTATCACATATTATGTTAATAAACAAAAGAATTATCAATGCGCTTGTACTCCTGCTCCTCGTAACAGGTGCTATGGCGCAGAATGTCAGTACCGACAACAGCTTCCGTATGGGTAAGTTGAAGAACGGTATGACTTATTACATACGCCACAATGCTAAGGAGAAAGGAATAGCCGACTTCTACATTGCACAGCGTGTGGGAAGTATTCTCGAAGAACCTAACCAAAGAGGATTAGCTCACTTCCTTGAACACATGGCTTTCAATGGTAGTAAGAACTTCAAGAACACAGTTTCGTCACCAAGTATCGTACATTGGTGTGAAGCACATGGTATTAAGTTCGGTACCAACCTCAATGCTTACACCTCGATTGACGAGACCGTTTACAACGTCAGTTCCGTACCTGTAAAGCACGAGTCTACCATCGACTCTACCCTACTTATCCTCCACGATTGGAGTCACTACTTGGACCTTGAGGACAAGGAGATAGACAAAGAGCGTGGTGTTATCCACGAAGAGTGGCGTACTCGTCGTGCTGGTATGGCTTCACAACGCTTGATGGAAGAGGCATTACCGATTATCTATCGTGGTACAAAGTATGAGGACTGTCTGCCAATCGGTAAGATGGAGATTGTAGACAACTTCCCTTACAAGGCACTTCGTGACTATTACCACAAGTGGTATCGCCCAGATTTGCAGGCAATCATCGTTGTGGGAGATATTGACGTAGACAAGATGGAGCAGAAGATACAGTCTGTCTTCTCAGCCATCCCAATGCCCGAGAATGCTGCTCATCGTGATTACTTCCCAGTGAATGACAACGACAAGATGATTGTAGCATCATTGAAGGATTCAGAACAACCTATCATGCTCGTTACACTTTATATGAAGCGTGAGGCGACACCCGATTCAGAGAAGTCTTCGGTAAAGTATCAGCGAGACGGATATGTTGACGACTTAGTTTCTTATATGATTGGCGAACGCCTTAACGAGATGCAGGACAAGAATCCAAAACCTTGTTTGAGTGCTTCTGCACGTATGGGTCAGTTCTTGATCAGTCGTACAAAAGATGCTTTTGTCCTTTCTTTCGGTGCACGTCAGGAAGATGTAAAGGGTTCTTTTGATGCTGCAGTGGGTACGATAGAGCAGATTCGTCAGCATGGTTTTACTCCGTCAGAACTTGCTCGTGCCAAAGCTTTCCGCCAGAAGGTGATTGACCGCCAATACAATGAGCGCAACGACCGTCGCAACGCTTATTATGTGCGTCGTGCAAAGCAGAACTTCCTCGATAATGAACCTATCACCACCGAAGCATACGACAAGCAATTGGATGATCAATTCTTTAACGAGGTAACACTCGACGAGGTCAATGCGGCTATGCGTGAAGCTATCACGAATAAGAATCAGGTGCTTGTTGTCTATTCTCCAGACAAAGCTGGCGTAAATGTTCCCTCAGATGCGCAGTTTGAACAGATGGTTCTTGATGCACAGGCAAAGACCTATCCTAAGTATGTCGAGAAGAAGTTGGACGATAAACTTATAGAGACGTTGCCGAAGAAGGGACGTATCAAGAG
Coding sequences:
- a CDS encoding M16 family metallopeptidase → MLINKRIINALVLLLLVTGAMAQNVSTDNSFRMGKLKNGMTYYIRHNAKEKGIADFYIAQRVGSILEEPNQRGLAHFLEHMAFNGSKNFKNTVSSPSIVHWCEAHGIKFGTNLNAYTSIDETVYNVSSVPVKHESTIDSTLLILHDWSHYLDLEDKEIDKERGVIHEEWRTRRAGMASQRLMEEALPIIYRGTKYEDCLPIGKMEIVDNFPYKALRDYYHKWYRPDLQAIIVVGDIDVDKMEQKIQSVFSAIPMPENAAHRDYFPVNDNDKMIVASLKDSEQPIMLVTLYMKREATPDSEKSSVKYQRDGYVDDLVSYMIGERLNEMQDKNPKPCLSASARMGQFLISRTKDAFVLSFGARQEDVKGSFDAAVGTIEQIRQHGFTPSELARAKAFRQKVIDRQYNERNDRRNAYYVRRAKQNFLDNEPITTEAYDKQLDDQFFNEVTLDEVNAAMREAITNKNQVLVVYSPDKAGVNVPSDAQFEQMVLDAQAKTYPKYVEKKLDDKLIETLPKKGRIKSEKAGLHGTTEITLSNGVKVYFKKTDYQKDAVTLNFFAEGGSSLYPVKDLINTQFISAAVKEGGVGRFSATELNKFLAGKTVRINAGVGDETQSISGNSSIKDIRTLFELTYLYFTNLRRDDQAFQSELNRMRSFLTNREASPNVSYNDSIAAIVYGNSPRVQPLKAASLDKVSYDRVLEIYKERFSNASNFKMIIMGNIDIAQLRPLLEQYIATLPSTGKKETFAKTYPDVRNCNETHRFEKKMKTPLARVTVLYTWDEPYTAKADLELDVFKRVLSIAYTDSVREEKGGVYGVKLQQSLNATSNPHALLKIAFDTDPDKYNMVMPIITKQIEHIANKGPEAVSLQKVKEYLLKQYDQSSVTNDYWLYVIYNQLRHGVDFDKDYKAIVRNITATDIQRIARNLIKSNRRIEVTMQSEKGM